In a single window of the Coprothermobacter proteolyticus DSM 5265 genome:
- the eno gene encoding phosphopyruvate hydratase, which produces MEYAESPVIIDVKGRMVLDSRGNPTVEATVLLEDGSMGTAAVPSGASTGTREALELRDNGKEFGGKGVDKAVANINEALAEVVIGMDAYDQAGIDMAMIEADGTENKSKLGANAILAVSLAVAHAAAKSLGLPLFAYLGGVQGKVLPIPLMNVINGGVHADSGLDFQEFMIVPAGFDNYSDALRAGAEVYQVLKSVLKKQGYRIAVGDEGGFAPTLPNHKAALQVLVEAIQTAGYEPGKQVFLALDAAASEFYDGTSYKYEGKQLSSKDMLAVYEEMVSQYPIISIEDGMAEQDKEGWKLITQSLGSKVLLVGDDVFVTNPAIFTKGVEDGIANAILIKLNQIGTLTETLDVIRTAHLVGYRCIISHRSGETEDTTISHLAVATNAGFIKTGAPARSERVAKYNELLRIQEYLGDSAVYFGKVFPWWKAVKR; this is translated from the coding sequence ATGGAGTATGCTGAAAGCCCGGTTATCATTGATGTGAAGGGACGTATGGTTCTTGATTCTAGAGGCAATCCAACTGTGGAAGCTACTGTGCTGCTGGAAGACGGTAGCATGGGCACGGCAGCTGTGCCTTCTGGCGCTTCTACTGGAACTAGAGAAGCTCTGGAACTGCGGGACAACGGCAAGGAGTTTGGGGGCAAGGGCGTGGACAAGGCCGTTGCCAACATAAATGAGGCACTGGCAGAAGTAGTTATTGGTATGGATGCTTACGATCAAGCTGGCATTGACATGGCCATGATTGAAGCTGATGGAACGGAGAACAAATCCAAGTTGGGGGCTAACGCCATTTTAGCAGTTTCTTTGGCAGTAGCCCATGCCGCTGCAAAGTCGCTTGGTTTACCCTTGTTTGCCTACCTTGGCGGTGTTCAAGGTAAGGTGTTACCTATTCCACTCATGAATGTTATAAATGGCGGCGTACATGCTGATAGCGGTTTGGATTTCCAAGAGTTCATGATCGTACCTGCTGGTTTTGACAATTACAGCGATGCTCTTAGAGCGGGTGCCGAGGTCTATCAGGTTCTTAAGAGTGTGCTCAAGAAACAAGGTTACAGAATTGCCGTTGGCGATGAGGGAGGTTTTGCTCCCACTTTACCCAATCACAAGGCAGCTTTACAAGTTTTGGTGGAAGCCATACAAACGGCTGGATATGAACCAGGTAAACAGGTTTTCTTGGCCCTCGACGCCGCAGCATCAGAATTTTACGATGGCACCAGTTATAAGTACGAAGGCAAACAGCTTTCCTCCAAAGACATGCTAGCTGTGTATGAGGAAATGGTTTCTCAGTACCCCATTATCTCCATAGAAGACGGTATGGCTGAGCAAGATAAAGAAGGCTGGAAGCTGATCACACAGAGCTTGGGCAGTAAAGTCTTGTTAGTGGGTGATGACGTGTTTGTCACCAACCCAGCAATATTCACCAAGGGTGTAGAAGATGGTATAGCTAACGCCATTCTTATTAAACTGAACCAAATCGGCACTCTGACTGAAACGCTGGATGTTATTCGCACAGCACACCTAGTAGGTTACCGCTGCATCATTTCACACCGCTCAGGTGAAACAGAGGATACTACCATTTCTCATCTGGCAGTTGCCACCAACGCTGGTTTTATTAAAACTGGTGCGCCAGCCAGATCAGAACGCGTTGCCAAATACAATGAATTGCTTCGAATCCAGGAATACTTAGGTGACAGTGCTGTTTACTTCGGCAAAGTATTCCCGTGGTGGAAAGCAGTAAAACGTTGA
- a CDS encoding 2-oxoacid:acceptor oxidoreductase family protein, which yields MRREVYIVGSGGQGVVLMGALLAEAYALKNWNVVQTVVYDAAQRGGLARAEVVMSDTEIYYPKVRKADVVVAFSSDALPGAKSKMNGHTVILADESLRDKGVESLGFKVVYVPFERWAREELHSARVMNMVALGYCLKTLGDISLEEVEMALKERFKGDLFKLNMAAVKIGLEASEF from the coding sequence ATGAGACGAGAAGTTTACATAGTTGGATCTGGAGGTCAAGGGGTAGTCCTCATGGGCGCCCTCCTGGCTGAGGCATATGCGCTGAAGAATTGGAATGTTGTGCAAACAGTGGTTTATGACGCAGCACAAAGAGGCGGTTTGGCACGTGCTGAAGTGGTTATGAGCGATACGGAAATTTATTACCCCAAGGTGCGTAAAGCGGATGTGGTGGTTGCTTTCTCATCTGATGCTTTGCCCGGTGCTAAGTCCAAGATGAATGGCCACACTGTCATTCTTGCTGATGAAAGCCTCAGAGATAAGGGCGTGGAAAGTCTCGGTTTCAAAGTGGTTTATGTGCCCTTTGAACGATGGGCCAGAGAAGAGCTTCACAGTGCTCGTGTAATGAACATGGTAGCATTGGGATATTGCTTAAAGACCCTTGGCGACATCAGCCTCGAAGAAGTAGAAATGGCGTTAAAAGAACGATTTAAAGGAGATTTATTCAAGTTGAACATGGCTGCCGTTAAAATTGGGCTGGAAGCAAGTGAATTTTAA
- a CDS encoding thiamine pyrophosphate-dependent enzyme — protein MSEAPEKWLRKQYLPHIWCPGCGIGTILRQVIEQFTKLGWRNDEVVFVTGIGCTGRASGYVNAQTLHTIHGRALPTATGIKMARPDMHVVAMLGDGDGVGIGGNHFIHAAKRNIGITAIVVNNRIYGMTGGQVSPTTPSGAKSSTTPYGNVEPAMDVSKLALGAGATFVARAHTANPVYLGQLIRRALEHDGFSVLEVLSQCPTYFGRFNGMPDAVQMLEWFKSNTFMAKSPYEEKEGKIPVGVFRDDKETPELSKSYRQLWEE, from the coding sequence ATGTCTGAGGCTCCTGAGAAGTGGCTAAGAAAACAGTATTTGCCCCACATTTGGTGCCCCGGTTGCGGCATCGGAACCATTCTAAGGCAAGTCATTGAGCAGTTTACAAAACTGGGGTGGCGTAATGACGAAGTGGTCTTTGTAACCGGTATTGGTTGCACTGGCAGGGCTTCAGGTTATGTGAATGCACAAACACTGCATACCATACACGGCAGGGCATTACCCACCGCCACAGGTATAAAGATGGCTCGGCCTGACATGCACGTGGTTGCCATGCTGGGCGACGGAGACGGTGTGGGCATTGGTGGAAACCACTTCATTCATGCGGCAAAGCGTAATATTGGTATAACTGCCATTGTGGTTAACAATCGCATTTACGGAATGACAGGTGGTCAAGTATCGCCTACCACACCCTCAGGAGCTAAATCGAGTACTACTCCTTACGGAAACGTGGAACCAGCCATGGACGTAAGCAAGTTAGCACTGGGAGCTGGAGCCACCTTTGTTGCCAGGGCGCATACAGCGAACCCTGTCTATTTGGGCCAACTTATCAGGAGGGCCTTGGAGCACGATGGATTTAGCGTGTTAGAGGTTCTTTCTCAATGCCCAACGTATTTTGGGCGTTTTAATGGTATGCCAGATGCTGTGCAGATGTTGGAATGGTTCAAGTCCAACACATTCATGGCAAAGAGCCCCTACGAAGAAAAGGAAGGGAAAATACCCGTCGGTGTATTCAGAGATGATAAAGAGACGCCGGAGCTGAGCAAAAGCTACCGACAACTTTGGGAGGAATAA
- a CDS encoding 2-oxoacid:acceptor oxidoreductase subunit alpha, which translates to MSRIVMGDVACAMGAIDAGLKFYAGYPITPSSEIAETLSELLPKHQGIYLQMEDEIGSIMAVIGASYAGYPAMTATSGPGFSLMQEAIGYAAMAEIPITIVNVMRAGPSTGLATQIGEGDLMQAIWGTHGDHPVVVFSPGNVREFYIYTQKALYWAEKLRMPAIVLADEVVGHMRENVEFPEPIKIPVRTVPEVPPEKYLPYATVNGDAVPLPPLGQGYLWHVTGSAHGEDGFPTIKPDKVKALLDRLNTKVERHRKELIEYETYELDGAETLVISFASMGRVAKGVVAELRSQGHKVGLIRPFTMWPFFKEELRDIVNHVKPKKIVIPEINYGQLRLLVEWTLKGFDVPVLGVNVVNGDLIPPELIEEAILHG; encoded by the coding sequence TTGAGCAGAATAGTCATGGGCGACGTGGCGTGCGCCATGGGTGCCATTGATGCAGGGCTTAAATTCTATGCAGGATACCCCATTACACCATCTTCTGAAATAGCAGAAACACTTTCGGAGCTGTTGCCCAAACATCAGGGGATCTATTTGCAGATGGAAGATGAAATAGGCAGTATTATGGCAGTAATCGGCGCTTCCTATGCTGGCTATCCTGCAATGACTGCTACCAGCGGGCCGGGGTTTTCTCTCATGCAGGAAGCCATCGGGTACGCTGCCATGGCTGAGATTCCCATAACCATTGTTAATGTCATGCGTGCTGGTCCTTCCACGGGTTTGGCTACCCAGATTGGTGAAGGAGATCTAATGCAAGCTATTTGGGGAACTCATGGGGACCATCCCGTGGTAGTGTTTTCTCCAGGTAATGTTCGGGAGTTTTACATTTACACGCAAAAAGCGCTGTACTGGGCTGAGAAACTTCGCATGCCAGCCATTGTTTTGGCTGACGAAGTAGTAGGTCACATGAGAGAGAACGTGGAATTTCCAGAGCCCATAAAGATTCCCGTGAGGACAGTACCTGAGGTACCTCCTGAAAAGTATTTGCCCTACGCTACCGTGAACGGAGACGCTGTGCCATTGCCACCTTTGGGACAGGGTTATTTGTGGCACGTTACTGGCTCAGCTCATGGTGAAGATGGTTTTCCCACTATTAAGCCAGACAAAGTAAAAGCGTTGCTGGACAGGTTAAATACCAAGGTTGAAAGACATCGCAAGGAGCTCATCGAATACGAAACATATGAGCTTGATGGCGCAGAAACACTGGTAATCAGTTTTGCTTCCATGGGTAGAGTGGCAAAAGGTGTCGTAGCGGAGCTTCGTAGCCAAGGACACAAAGTTGGATTAATTCGTCCCTTTACCATGTGGCCCTTCTTCAAGGAGGAGCTCAGGGACATTGTTAACCATGTCAAACCGAAGAAAATCGTCATACCGGAGATAAACTACGGCCAGCTCAGGCTTTTAGTGGAGTGGACATTGAAAGGTTTTGATGTCCCTGTTTTGGGTGTGAACGTGGTAAATGGCGATCTTATCCCGCCTGAGCTAATCGAGGAGGCGATTCTCCATGGATAA
- a CDS encoding 4Fe-4S dicluster domain-containing protein, giving the protein MTFLANFSVFVDTRLCKSCGLCVMVCPKKVFELRAPDGKSVPVREEDCIGCTQCFNICPDFAITVFKKEGVQA; this is encoded by the coding sequence GTGACTTTTTTGGCGAATTTTTCTGTGTTTGTGGATACCAGGTTGTGTAAATCCTGTGGGCTGTGTGTCATGGTGTGCCCAAAAAAGGTATTCGAGCTAAGAGCTCCCGATGGGAAGAGTGTCCCCGTCAGAGAAGAGGATTGCATCGGGTGCACCCAGTGTTTTAACATTTGTCCTGATTTTGCAATAACGGTCTTCAAGAAAGAAGGTGTTCAAGCTTGA
- a CDS encoding TatD family hydrolase — MSDNNMSDQHSCSYYIDSHAHLQDPAYDDDREDVLEKVRGELLSFAWVGYDIESSQKALQLRHPQEPVAVGVHPHNATGSLDVLKQYENMYQEANAVGEIGLDTVRSETALEDQLVWFRRQVEIALYFGKPIVIHEREAFPYVMEVLNKYGSIPVPVVLHCFSHGPNEALEALKKDFFISFAGNITYPKADSLRSALKMVPLDHLLLETDSPYLPPQVIRGKRNDPTYVKEVYKKAVEVTDMPMDELCQVICRNFAHVFGISLTFS; from the coding sequence ATGAGCGATAATAATATGTCAGACCAACACTCATGCAGCTATTACATTGACTCACATGCCCATTTGCAGGATCCAGCCTACGACGACGATAGGGAGGATGTGCTTGAAAAGGTCAGAGGAGAACTGTTAAGTTTCGCGTGGGTGGGTTATGATATTGAATCTTCACAGAAAGCCCTTCAGCTAAGGCATCCTCAGGAACCGGTAGCGGTCGGGGTTCATCCCCATAACGCTACTGGTTCCCTGGATGTTCTTAAGCAATATGAGAATATGTACCAAGAAGCAAACGCCGTTGGTGAGATTGGACTCGACACGGTTAGATCTGAAACTGCGCTTGAAGATCAACTTGTGTGGTTTCGTCGGCAAGTTGAAATAGCTCTTTACTTTGGGAAGCCCATAGTTATTCATGAAAGAGAAGCATTTCCTTATGTTATGGAGGTTTTGAACAAATACGGTTCCATACCTGTGCCCGTAGTGCTCCATTGTTTCTCGCATGGACCCAATGAAGCTTTAGAGGCTCTAAAAAAAGACTTCTTTATTTCCTTCGCAGGCAATATAACTTACCCTAAAGCAGACTCACTTCGCTCGGCTCTAAAGATGGTGCCTTTGGATCACCTCCTTTTAGAAACTGACAGTCCTTATCTGCCGCCGCAAGTTATCAGGGGTAAACGCAACGATCCCACTTACGTGAAGGAAGTCTACAAAAAGGCGGTTGAAGTTACTGACATGCCCATGGATGAGCTTTGCCAAGTTATATGCAGAAACTTCGCTCACGTTTTTGGTATTTCCTTGACTTTTTCTTAA
- the metG gene encoding methionine--tRNA ligase → MGLYYVTTPIYYVNAEPHAGSAYTTVYADALARYHRLIGDRTFFLTGTDEHGQNILKVANEKGINPQEFVDQMAQKFKDAWRFMRISNDDFIRTTEPRHEKVVQRVIEIMYEKGDIYLGTYQGWYCPKCETYYGENELENGNCPIHKTPVEFVSEESYFFKWSKYQDPLLELYRTNPDFVVPATRLNEIKSFVERGLKDISVSRTSVPWGIPVPFDTKHTVYVWYDALINYISALGYTDSGEKMEFWPGVHLIGKDILRHHAALWPAMLMSLELPVPKRVVAHGWWLVSGQKMSKSVGNIFSPQDLVSHIENSVGLTEDIAVDALRYFMLAAGPQRDDADLSLEALWGTYNADLANDYGNLLHRVLGFMKKKGIDTAPKVTGQRYSRVAAVVEEQLQKYHAAYEKEDVQGALSSALDLIKFLNDFQDKEKPWTLSGDDLAEFLYSELEAYRVATTMLSPAMPSAAQRVAATLQTQLSLTFGKVSGFKPDLTQPPLFPRFKEDKDKQGGKAGANNEQTKESASPEVDEGKPVVDYDTFSKLDLRIGLVEAAERVPKSDKLIKLSVDLGSLGKRTIVAGIGLKYEPEDLVGKRIVVVANLQPRKLMGVLSHGMLLAATGEDGLPNLLSVDGQPEPGTKIK, encoded by the coding sequence ATGGGACTTTATTACGTTACCACACCTATTTACTATGTGAATGCTGAACCTCATGCAGGGAGTGCCTATACCACAGTCTATGCCGATGCCTTGGCTCGGTATCACAGGCTCATAGGTGATCGTACGTTTTTTCTTACGGGCACCGATGAGCACGGTCAAAACATTCTCAAGGTTGCCAATGAAAAAGGTATAAACCCACAAGAATTCGTGGATCAAATGGCACAGAAATTCAAAGATGCTTGGAGATTCATGCGCATCTCCAACGACGATTTTATACGTACCACGGAGCCACGTCATGAAAAAGTAGTCCAACGAGTCATTGAAATCATGTATGAAAAAGGAGACATTTACTTAGGCACTTACCAGGGTTGGTACTGTCCCAAATGTGAGACGTATTACGGCGAGAATGAATTAGAAAATGGAAATTGTCCCATCCACAAAACACCTGTGGAATTCGTATCTGAAGAGTCGTACTTCTTTAAGTGGAGCAAGTACCAAGACCCGTTGCTGGAGCTTTATAGAACTAACCCAGATTTTGTGGTTCCTGCCACCAGATTGAATGAGATCAAATCCTTTGTGGAAAGGGGACTAAAGGACATATCCGTTAGCAGAACCAGTGTGCCCTGGGGTATTCCTGTGCCTTTTGACACGAAGCACACGGTGTATGTTTGGTACGATGCTCTTATCAACTACATTTCTGCTCTGGGATACACTGACTCAGGCGAGAAGATGGAGTTTTGGCCCGGTGTACATCTCATTGGTAAAGACATTCTCAGGCATCATGCAGCATTGTGGCCTGCCATGCTCATGAGCCTGGAACTGCCAGTTCCAAAGCGCGTAGTTGCCCATGGTTGGTGGTTGGTTTCTGGGCAAAAGATGTCAAAAAGCGTTGGTAACATATTCAGTCCACAGGACTTAGTTTCCCACATAGAAAACTCTGTGGGCTTGACTGAGGACATTGCAGTAGATGCTCTCCGCTACTTCATGTTAGCTGCAGGACCTCAAAGAGATGACGCTGACCTTTCTCTGGAAGCTCTTTGGGGGACCTACAATGCAGATTTGGCAAACGACTACGGTAATCTACTTCACCGCGTACTGGGCTTCATGAAGAAAAAAGGCATTGATACGGCGCCAAAGGTTACGGGGCAGCGTTACAGTCGAGTAGCAGCCGTGGTAGAGGAGCAGCTTCAAAAGTACCATGCTGCTTACGAAAAGGAAGACGTCCAAGGTGCGTTAAGCAGTGCCCTGGATCTTATTAAGTTCCTCAACGATTTTCAGGACAAAGAAAAACCATGGACCCTTAGCGGAGATGATTTAGCGGAGTTTCTGTACAGTGAACTAGAGGCTTATCGTGTTGCTACCACCATGCTCAGTCCAGCTATGCCTTCCGCTGCCCAGCGAGTGGCAGCTACCTTGCAAACGCAACTTTCTCTAACCTTTGGTAAAGTCAGCGGTTTTAAGCCAGACCTAACGCAGCCACCGCTGTTTCCCAGATTCAAGGAGGATAAAGATAAGCAAGGCGGTAAGGCCGGCGCAAACAATGAACAAACCAAAGAAAGTGCGTCCCCTGAAGTGGATGAAGGAAAACCAGTGGTGGACTATGACACATTTAGTAAGCTGGACCTGCGCATCGGCTTGGTGGAAGCTGCAGAGCGGGTACCTAAGAGCGATAAACTCATAAAACTTTCGGTGGATTTAGGTTCTTTAGGAAAACGCACCATTGTGGCTGGCATAGGTCTCAAGTACGAACCTGAGGACTTGGTGGGAAAACGGATTGTGGTTGTGGCAAATCTTCAGCCAAGGAAGCTTATGGGTGTTTTGTCCCACGGTATGCTTCTGGCAGCCACAGGGGAAGATGGATTACCCAACCTGCTCAGCGTGGATGGGCAGCCTGAACCCGGGACTAAAATAAAATAG
- the glmS gene encoding glutamine--fructose-6-phosphate transaminase (isomerizing) has protein sequence MCGIVGYVGQKNAYDVVIESLKKLEYRGYDSSGVALKTDEGIFIAKKKGRISELEKDFPSVPSSNMGIAHTRWATHGAPKDENAHPHTDCTGTIAVVHNGIIENYRELKAYLAERGHKFTSETDTEVVAHLLEEFYQGDLFTTLLKILPLLKGAFALAIISQKEDRILAVRQDSPLVLGLGRGENFLASDIPALLSHTREFVIMENGQIADIRAEHVELYDFEGNAIPIKITKVDWDEKQAEKGGYDHFMIKEIMEQDEAIRSTLLGRVDRGRVRLDELEALQEELKNAERIYITACGTAYHAGMVGAYLLRHVAGLDVEIEVASEFRYAKHHWRENSVGLVISQSGETADTLQALRMMKADGIPVIAVVNVVGSSVYREADASLLTQAGPEIAVASTKAYSTQLVVLYLFALYMAKLKGLLTQEEEQNILEDLWSIPEKVKQVLSNAESVRRIAQDTYKANDIFFIGRQLDYMLALEGSLKLKEISYIHSEAFPAGELKHGPLALVTADTPTLAILMQEDVLEKTLSNVSEVKARQGDVFVLGFERDRKRLEDIGRWSFFVPDTLPLLAPLVGIPVLQLFAYYNAVLRGTDVDKPRNLAKSVTVE, from the coding sequence ATGTGCGGCATAGTGGGTTACGTGGGGCAAAAGAACGCCTATGACGTAGTCATCGAATCACTGAAGAAGCTGGAATACCGAGGTTATGACAGCAGTGGTGTGGCGCTAAAAACTGATGAAGGCATTTTCATTGCAAAGAAAAAAGGACGCATATCGGAGTTAGAGAAGGATTTTCCTTCTGTTCCCAGTTCTAACATGGGCATAGCGCACACTCGATGGGCAACCCATGGTGCACCAAAAGACGAGAATGCTCACCCACATACTGATTGTACTGGGACCATTGCCGTGGTGCACAATGGCATTATCGAGAACTACAGAGAACTCAAAGCATACTTAGCTGAAAGGGGACACAAGTTTACTTCTGAAACTGACACGGAAGTAGTGGCACACCTGCTGGAGGAGTTCTACCAGGGTGATCTGTTTACTACGTTGCTAAAGATTTTACCGCTACTAAAAGGTGCTTTTGCTCTGGCCATCATCAGTCAAAAAGAAGACAGGATTTTAGCTGTTAGGCAGGATTCTCCACTGGTGCTGGGTTTGGGTCGTGGGGAGAACTTTTTAGCTTCTGACATACCGGCTTTGCTATCACACACACGTGAGTTTGTAATAATGGAAAATGGACAAATTGCAGACATTCGTGCGGAGCATGTGGAGCTTTACGACTTTGAAGGCAATGCCATTCCAATCAAGATAACCAAGGTGGACTGGGACGAGAAGCAGGCAGAAAAAGGTGGCTATGACCACTTCATGATAAAAGAAATCATGGAACAAGATGAAGCCATAAGGAGCACCCTGTTGGGGCGTGTGGATCGCGGCAGAGTCAGGCTCGATGAACTAGAAGCGCTTCAAGAAGAACTCAAGAACGCGGAGCGCATCTACATCACAGCTTGTGGGACTGCCTATCACGCAGGCATGGTAGGTGCCTATTTGCTTAGGCACGTGGCTGGTTTGGATGTGGAGATTGAAGTGGCAAGCGAATTCAGGTACGCAAAACACCATTGGCGTGAAAACTCCGTGGGGTTAGTTATCAGTCAGTCAGGTGAGACAGCTGATACTCTTCAGGCTTTGAGAATGATGAAAGCAGATGGCATTCCTGTCATAGCCGTGGTAAATGTGGTTGGTAGCTCCGTTTACAGGGAAGCAGATGCATCGCTCTTAACACAAGCTGGGCCAGAAATTGCTGTGGCTTCCACAAAGGCTTACAGCACGCAGCTGGTAGTTCTTTATTTGTTTGCCCTGTACATGGCGAAGCTCAAAGGGCTACTGACACAGGAGGAAGAACAAAATATTTTAGAAGACCTTTGGAGTATACCAGAAAAGGTTAAGCAAGTACTCAGCAACGCTGAAAGCGTAAGAAGAATTGCACAGGACACCTATAAAGCTAACGACATCTTCTTCATTGGAAGACAGCTGGACTACATGCTTGCCCTGGAGGGGTCATTGAAGCTGAAAGAAATCTCTTACATACACAGCGAAGCATTTCCTGCAGGTGAGTTAAAACATGGGCCGTTGGCATTGGTTACAGCTGACACCCCAACATTGGCAATTTTGATGCAGGAAGATGTACTTGAAAAGACGCTTAGTAATGTGTCCGAAGTAAAAGCTCGGCAAGGGGATGTTTTCGTGCTCGGTTTCGAGCGGGACAGGAAGAGGCTCGAAGACATTGGTCGATGGTCGTTTTTCGTTCCTGATACATTGCCCTTGCTTGCACCACTTGTTGGCATTCCTGTGCTTCAGTTGTTTGCTTACTACAATGCCGTCCTAAGGGGCACTGATGTGGATAAACCAAGAAACTTAGCAAAGTCTGTAACAGTTGAGTAG
- a CDS encoding phosphohexomutase domain-containing protein encodes MPNLFGTDGIRGRSNKEMTPELAYKLGKAIAILLREGSIKRSRPLVGVAQDTRTSSNMLFTALSSGLMSYGADVLYFGVLPTPGLSMLTRRFGADASVMVSASHNPMEDNGLKVLNSVGLKMQEAEEELLEQLMESDHKPVSWDHIGQLHYVSNSTQLYGDEILEKTHLMLDQVPLVVDVAHGATYAAAPYVLQKAGARVHTLFATPDGYWINHGCGATNLEPLKEVVKTMGVPLGFAFDGDGDRVMAVTSSGRVLDGDDLMAIIVKYLSQRRLWDPKLVVGTLMTNSGFEEFLKKMGGELVRTNVGDKYVSDSMRENGAMLGGEPSGHVIYTPVNLTGDGIGIMATVLSILNQTGQSPEELLKDVNKKTQKTVNVPLGKRLNGSSFDIAQLPELRQLVEDYSGQGMRIVLRPSGTEPLLRITIEGEEEQVSQALEAIVPLVERIFKG; translated from the coding sequence ATGCCTAATTTGTTTGGAACGGACGGGATTCGCGGTCGCTCCAATAAGGAGATGACCCCCGAGCTGGCTTACAAGTTGGGGAAAGCCATTGCGATTTTACTAAGGGAAGGATCGATAAAGAGAAGCAGGCCACTGGTTGGAGTGGCACAAGATACGCGAACATCTAGCAACATGCTTTTTACTGCTTTAAGCTCCGGGTTAATGTCATATGGGGCAGATGTGCTTTATTTTGGTGTACTGCCCACACCTGGTTTGTCCATGTTAACGCGCCGATTCGGAGCTGACGCCTCCGTCATGGTCTCAGCGTCTCATAATCCCATGGAAGACAATGGGCTTAAGGTACTAAACAGTGTGGGGTTGAAAATGCAGGAGGCGGAAGAGGAATTACTGGAACAGCTCATGGAAAGCGACCACAAGCCCGTATCCTGGGACCACATTGGCCAACTTCATTATGTCTCTAATAGCACCCAGCTTTATGGTGACGAAATTCTGGAAAAAACGCATCTGATGTTGGATCAAGTACCTTTGGTAGTGGACGTGGCTCATGGTGCTACGTACGCAGCTGCCCCCTATGTTTTACAAAAAGCTGGAGCACGGGTTCATACGCTCTTTGCAACGCCTGATGGCTACTGGATTAACCATGGTTGTGGTGCTACAAATTTGGAGCCCCTTAAGGAAGTTGTAAAAACCATGGGTGTGCCTCTCGGTTTTGCTTTTGACGGCGACGGTGATAGGGTCATGGCTGTAACCAGTAGTGGCCGAGTCCTTGATGGTGATGATCTTATGGCGATCATTGTTAAATACCTCTCCCAAAGACGGCTTTGGGATCCAAAGCTGGTTGTTGGTACGCTCATGACAAACAGCGGTTTTGAGGAATTCCTCAAGAAGATGGGCGGAGAGCTTGTCAGAACCAATGTGGGAGACAAATACGTTTCCGACTCCATGCGTGAGAATGGTGCTATGTTGGGTGGTGAACCTTCTGGTCATGTCATTTACACCCCTGTTAATCTAACTGGAGACGGAATTGGCATAATGGCAACGGTTTTGAGTATTTTGAATCAAACGGGCCAGTCACCTGAGGAACTGCTAAAAGACGTGAACAAGAAGACACAAAAAACTGTTAACGTGCCCTTGGGAAAGCGGCTCAATGGTTCCAGCTTCGACATTGCACAGCTGCCTGAACTACGGCAGTTGGTTGAAGACTACAGTGGACAAGGCATGAGGATTGTGCTTCGGCCTTCAGGCACTGAGCCACTTCTAAGAATCACCATTGAAGGTGAAGAGGAGCAAGTATCACAAGCTCTGGAAGCCATTGTGCCACTTGTGGAACGTATTTTCAAAGGGTGA